Proteins found in one Seonamhaeicola sp. S2-3 genomic segment:
- a CDS encoding regulatory protein RecX translates to MQTKKTYTVQEATKKLEHYCAYQERCHKEVRQKLESMHMIPEAIDVIIVHLLEHNFLNEARFAKTFVSGKFKIKAWGRRRLAYELKQKDISKVNINQALAEISDTEYIEVFNDLAEKKARSIKEPNKFKKRKKIIDYLLYRGWESDLVYQKAKELTE, encoded by the coding sequence ATGCAAACCAAAAAAACATATACGGTACAAGAAGCTACTAAAAAACTAGAGCATTATTGCGCGTACCAAGAACGTTGCCATAAAGAAGTTAGGCAAAAGCTAGAGAGTATGCATATGATACCCGAAGCTATAGATGTTATTATAGTACACCTATTAGAGCATAACTTCTTAAACGAAGCACGTTTTGCCAAAACATTTGTAAGCGGTAAGTTTAAAATTAAGGCTTGGGGCCGACGCCGTTTAGCTTACGAATTGAAGCAAAAAGACATCAGCAAAGTTAATATAAATCAAGCACTTGCAGAAATATCGGACACGGAGTACATCGAGGTTTTTAATGATTTAGCCGAAAAAAAAGCGCGTTCAATTAAAGAACCTAATAAGTTTAAAAAAAGAAAGAAAATAATAGACTATCTGCTATATAGAGGTTGGGAAAGTGATTTGGTTTACCAAAAGGCCAAAGAACTTACCGAGTAA
- a CDS encoding DUF6646 family protein, translating into MKKILLLLTLFSVSLINAQAFFGKGDDKFQVGANLQDNATGINVAYDFGMGDNISLGFSSTYALGVDEALDASFGDRFDIKARFNANLGSVVNIDENFDIYPGLHVGLKNFGGHLGMRYFFSDGFGLYTEFNTPFAKYNTDTLTPEEKLHNQFTVSIGAVFGL; encoded by the coding sequence ATGAAAAAGATTTTATTATTACTAACATTATTTAGTGTATCATTAATTAACGCACAAGCATTTTTTGGTAAAGGCGATGACAAATTTCAAGTAGGTGCCAACTTGCAAGATAACGCCACAGGAATTAACGTAGCATACGATTTTGGTATGGGCGATAACATATCTTTAGGATTTTCATCAACCTACGCATTGGGTGTAGATGAAGCTTTAGATGCTAGCTTTGGAGACCGTTTTGATATTAAAGCCCGTTTTAATGCTAACTTAGGTAGCGTAGTTAATATTGATGAAAACTTTGATATTTACCCAGGCTTACACGTAGGCCTTAAAAACTTTGGGGGTCACTTAGGAATGCGTTACTTTTTCTCAGATGGGTTTGGTTTATATACAGAATTTAACACCCCTTTTGCTAAGTATAATACAGATACTTTAACACCCGAAGAAAAATTACACAACCAGTTTACGGTAAGTATTGGGGCTGTTTTTGGGTTGTAA
- a CDS encoding cupin-like domain-containing protein has protein sequence MKLNLQDIPRVKTITKEEFIENYFKPQKPVVIERFIEDWPAYHKWSLDYIKSIAGDITVPLYDDRPVDYKDGFNEPHAKMKMADYIDLLKREPTKYRIFLWNILKEVPQLQNDFSFPDVGLRLMKGIPMLFFGGEDSHTFMHYDIDLANIFHFHFEGKKQCILFDQSQTEYLYKIPHSLITREDIDFKNPDLEKWPALKHAKGYVTYLNHGETLYMPEGYWHYMRYITPGFSMSLRAIARNPKNFSKALYNILIMRHFDNAMRRIKGQKWIDWKNQKAIVKTHKQLNI, from the coding sequence TTGAAACTGAATCTGCAGGACATTCCTCGGGTAAAAACTATTACTAAAGAGGAGTTTATAGAAAACTATTTTAAACCTCAAAAACCAGTGGTTATTGAGCGTTTTATTGAAGATTGGCCAGCATACCATAAATGGAGTTTAGACTATATTAAATCTATTGCTGGTGATATTACAGTGCCATTGTATGATGACAGACCCGTAGATTATAAAGACGGGTTTAATGAGCCCCATGCTAAAATGAAAATGGCCGATTATATAGATTTGTTAAAACGCGAACCTACAAAATACCGCATTTTTCTGTGGAATATTTTAAAAGAAGTGCCGCAACTACAAAACGATTTTAGCTTTCCAGATGTTGGTTTAAGACTCATGAAAGGTATTCCTATGTTGTTTTTTGGTGGCGAAGACTCGCATACCTTTATGCATTATGACATAGATTTAGCCAACATTTTTCATTTTCATTTTGAAGGTAAAAAGCAATGTATATTGTTCGATCAAAGTCAAACCGAATATCTTTATAAAATACCCCACTCTTTAATAACCAGAGAAGACATAGATTTTAAAAACCCCGATTTAGAAAAATGGCCAGCACTTAAACACGCCAAAGGCTATGTTACCTACCTAAATCATGGCGAAACCCTATACATGCCAGAAGGTTATTGGCATTATATGCGGTATATAACGCCTGGGTTTTCAATGAGTTTACGTGCCATTGCTAGAAATCCTAAAAACTTTAGTAAAGCGCTATATAATATTTTAATTATGCGCCATTTTGATAATGCTATGCGCCGTATAAAAGGCCAAAAATGGATTGATTGGAAAAACCAAAAAGCCATTGTTAAAACCCATAAACAATTAAATATTTAA